In Anopheles gambiae chromosome 2, idAnoGambNW_F1_1, whole genome shotgun sequence, a single window of DNA contains:
- the LOC1272774 gene encoding inorganic pyrophosphatase isoform X4 — MTASKYQIAERGAPNSTDYRVYFKNENGQSISPLHDIPLYANDERTVYNMVVEVPRWTNAKMEISLGEGLNPIKQDVKKGKLRFVANCFPHHGYIWNYGAFPQTWENPDHLDADTGCKGDNDPIDVLEIGSRIAKRGEVLQVKILGTIALIDEGETDWKIITINVNDPLADQVNDIGDVETVFPGLLRASVEWFKIYKIPDGKPENQFAFNGDAKDAAFATKTVAETHRFWQQLVNKEVDNNGISCLNTTVDGSPYLVANDAADEVFAKSATGGNPEPVSEALDKWHYITLK; from the exons ATGACGGCCAGCAAGTACCAGATTGCGGAACGTGGCGCTCCCAACTCCACCGACTACCGGGTTTATTTCA aGAACGAAAACGGACAGTCCATTTCACCTTTGCATGACATTCCATTGTACGCGAACGATGAGCGAACCGTGTACAAcatggtggtggaggtgccCCGCTGGACAAACGCCAAGATGGAAATCAGCTTGGGCGAGGGCCTGAACCCGATCAAGCAGGACGTGAAGAAGGGCAAGCTGCGGTTCGTCGCCAACTGCTTCCCGCACCACGGCTACATCTGGAACTACGGTGCGTTCCCGCAGACCTGGGAGAACCCGGACCACCTGGACGCGGACACCGGCTGCAAGGGCGACAACGATCCCATCGATGTGCTCGAGATTGGCTCGCGCATTGCGAAGCGGGGCGAGGTGCTGCAGGTGAAAATACTCGGCACGATCGCACTGATCGACGAGGGCGAAACGGACTGGAAGATTATCACGATCAACGTGAACGACCCGCTGGCCGATCAGGTGAACGATATCGGCGACGTGGAGACGGTGTTCCCCGGGCTGCTGCGCGCCTCGGTCGAGTGGTTCAAGATCTACAAGATCCCGGACGGCAAGCCGGAGAATCAGTTCGCGTTCAACGGCGACGCGAAGGATGCCGCATTCGCCACCAAGACGGTCGCTGAGACGCACCGGTTTTGGCAGCAGCTGGTTAACAAGGAGGTTGACAACAATGGCATCTCATG CCTGAACACGACCGTCGACGGTTCGCCGTATCTGGTGGCTAATGATGCAGCAGATGAGGTGTTTGCCAAGAGTGCGACCGGTGGTAATCCCGAACCCGTCAGTGAAGCAC TTGACAAATGGCACTACATTACGCTGAAGTAA
- the LOC1272774 gene encoding inorganic pyrophosphatase isoform X2 — protein sequence MTASKYQIAERGAPNSTDYRVYFKNENGQSISPLHDIPLYANDERTVYNMVVEVPRWTNAKMEISLGEGLNPIKQDVKKGKLRFVANCFPHHGYIWNYGAFPQTWENPDHLDADTGCKGDNDPIDVLEIGSRIAKRGEVLQVKILGTIALIDEGETDWKIITINVNDPLADQVNDIGDVETVFPGLLRASVEWFKIYKIPDGKPENQFAFNGDAKDAAFATKTVAETHRFWQQLVNKEVDNNGISCLNTTVDGSPYLVANDAADEVFAKSATGGNPEPVSEALHKWHFGSENSYSKL from the exons ATGACGGCCAGCAAGTACCAGATTGCGGAACGTGGCGCTCCCAACTCCACCGACTACCGGGTTTATTTCA aGAACGAAAACGGACAGTCCATTTCACCTTTGCATGACATTCCATTGTACGCGAACGATGAGCGAACCGTGTACAAcatggtggtggaggtgccCCGCTGGACAAACGCCAAGATGGAAATCAGCTTGGGCGAGGGCCTGAACCCGATCAAGCAGGACGTGAAGAAGGGCAAGCTGCGGTTCGTCGCCAACTGCTTCCCGCACCACGGCTACATCTGGAACTACGGTGCGTTCCCGCAGACCTGGGAGAACCCGGACCACCTGGACGCGGACACCGGCTGCAAGGGCGACAACGATCCCATCGATGTGCTCGAGATTGGCTCGCGCATTGCGAAGCGGGGCGAGGTGCTGCAGGTGAAAATACTCGGCACGATCGCACTGATCGACGAGGGCGAAACGGACTGGAAGATTATCACGATCAACGTGAACGACCCGCTGGCCGATCAGGTGAACGATATCGGCGACGTGGAGACGGTGTTCCCCGGGCTGCTGCGCGCCTCGGTCGAGTGGTTCAAGATCTACAAGATCCCGGACGGCAAGCCGGAGAATCAGTTCGCGTTCAACGGCGACGCGAAGGATGCCGCATTCGCCACCAAGACGGTCGCTGAGACGCACCGGTTTTGGCAGCAGCTGGTTAACAAGGAGGTTGACAACAATGGCATCTCATG CCTGAACACGACCGTCGACGGTTCGCCGTATCTGGTGGCTAATGATGCAGCAGATGAGGTGTTTGCCAAGAGTGCGACCGGTGGTAATCCCGAACCCGTCAGTGAAGCAC TTCACAAATGGCACTTCGGGTCGGAAAACAGCTATTCAAAACTGTAA
- the LOC1272773 gene encoding DEAD-box helicase Dbp80: protein MADTATESTNASAATAAVAATNWVQKTEDQEISNLVDSLAIGKDKGSAESNPEASGEAAEPAAPAVNGSAGSPPSVAGSEEIETVNPADASLLMKIIRKGLVESKLDLEVQRKDPSSPLHSVKSFEALHLKPELLQGVYAMGFNAPSKIQETALPTLLADPPQNMIAQSQSGTGKTAAFVLAMLSRVDPRKPYPQVICLSPTYELAIQTGEVAAKMAKFCKEIKLRFAVRGEELPKGKKITDHIIIGTPGKLMDWGIKFRAFDLRKISVFVLDEADVMIATQGHQDQCIRIHKQLSSSCQMMFFSATYEKEVMEFAEYIVPNPIIIRLAREQESLDNIKQYYVKCKNQDEKYQAISNIYGVITVGQAIIFCHTRKTAGWLSGKMTQDGHSVAVLSGELTVEQRLAVLDRFRAGLEKVLITTNVLSRGIDVEQVTIVVNFDLPMDQSGRADCETYLHRIGRTGRFGKNGIAINLVDSDHSMEICRTIEAHFQKKIQLLDAENSDEIEKIGS, encoded by the exons ATGGCGGACACGGCCACAGAGAGCACCAATGCAAGCGCTGCCACTGCTGCGGTTGCCGCTACGAACTGGGTGCAGAAGACGGAAGATCAGGAAATATCGAATCTG GTGGACAGTCTCGCTATAGGCAAAGACAAAGGAAGCGCGGAGAGCAATCCGGAAGCGTCGGGAGAAGCAGCGGAACCAGCCGCTCCGGCCGTAAATGGTTCAGCAGGTTCGCCACCCTCAGTTGCCGGGTCCGAGGAGATTGAAACTGTCAA CCCGGCCGATGCTAGTTTGCTGATGAAAATCATTCGCAAGGGTTTGGTCGAATCGAAGCTCGATCTCGAGGTGCAGCGTAAAGATCCATCCTCGCCGCTGCATTCGGTCAAATCGTTCGAGGCGCTGCATCTTAAGCCGGAGCTGCTGCAGGGTGTGTACGCGATGGGATTCAACGCACCGTCCAAGATCCAGGAGACGGCCCTTCCGACACTGCTGGCCGATCCGCCACAGAACATGATCGCCCAAAGCCAGTCGGGCACGGGTAAGACGGCCGCCTTCGTGCTGGCCATGTTGAGTCGCGTCGATCCGCGCAAACCCTACCCGCAGGTGATCTGCCTCTCGCCGACGTACGAGCTGGCCATTCAGACCGGCGAAGTCGCGGCCAAGATGGCCAAGTTCTGCAAGGAAATCAAGCTCCGGTTTGCGGTACGTGGGGAGGAATTGCCCAAGGGAAAAAAGATTACCGaccacatcatcatcggcaCGCCGGGCAAGCTGATGGACTGGGGCATCAAGTTCCGGGCGTTCGATCTGCGCAAGATCTCCGTGTTCGTGCTGGACGAGGCGGACGTGATGATTGCCACCCAGGGCCACCAGGATCAGTGCATCCGGATTCACAAGCAGCTGTCGTCGTCCTGCCAGATGATGTTCTTTTCCGCGACGTACGAAAAGGAGGTGATGGAGTTTGCCGAGTACATTGTGCCGAATCCCATCATTATACGGCTGGCCCGCGAGCAGGAATCGCTCGATAACATCAAGCAGTACTATGTGAAGTGCAAAAATCAGGACGAAAAGTATCAGGCCATTTCTAACATCTATGGTGTGATAACGGTTGGCCAAGCGATCATTTTCTGTCAT ACACGAAAAACCGCTGGCTGGTTGTCAGGAAAAATGACTCAGGATGGACATTCGGTGGCCGTGCTGTCCGGCGAACTGACCGTCGAGCAACGACTGGCCGTGTTAGATCGCTTCCGTGCTGGGCTGGAAAAAGTACTCATTACCACGAACGTGCTGTCTAGAG GAATCGACGTCGAGCAGGTTACGATTGTGGTGAACTTTGATCTACCGATGGACCAGAGCGGTCGGGCTGATTGTGAAACCTATCTGCACCGAATCGGTCGCACGGGACGCTTCG GCAAGAACGGTATCGCCATCAATCTTGTCGACAGTGATCACAGCATGGAAATCTGTAGGACGATTGAGGCCCATTTCCAGAAAAAGATTCAACTGCTGGATGCGGAAAATTCGGACGAAATTGAAAAGATTGGCTCCTAG
- the LOC1272774 gene encoding inorganic pyrophosphatase isoform X1, with translation MHPAVCWWRRIAWRGACALPSGTFPDAIRPRSHQKSFPPNSTSTRCHSSFFAATDVQRFCGGHLSSVGDSKLLPSASLSRVGQLSGREFSSSNKAKHKMTASKYQIAERGAPNSTDYRVYFKNENGQSISPLHDIPLYANDERTVYNMVVEVPRWTNAKMEISLGEGLNPIKQDVKKGKLRFVANCFPHHGYIWNYGAFPQTWENPDHLDADTGCKGDNDPIDVLEIGSRIAKRGEVLQVKILGTIALIDEGETDWKIITINVNDPLADQVNDIGDVETVFPGLLRASVEWFKIYKIPDGKPENQFAFNGDAKDAAFATKTVAETHRFWQQLVNKEVDNNGISCLNTTVDGSPYLVANDAADEVFAKSATGGNPEPVSEALHKWHFGSENSYSKL, from the exons ATGCATCCGGCGGTGTGTTGGTGGCGCCGCATTGCTTGGCGCGGAGCCTGCGCCCTTCCTTCTGGTACATTCCCCGACGCAATCCGACCCCGTTCGCACCAGAAAAGCTTTCCTCCTAACTCAACGTCAACACGTTGTCATTCTTCGTTTTTTGCGGCAACGGACGTGCAGCGTTTTTGCGGCGGTCATCTTTCCAGTGTTGGCGACAGCAAATTGCTACCTTCAGCTTCGCTTTCGCGAGTCGGGCAGCTTTCGGGGCGAGAATTTTCCAGCAGCAATAAAGCCAAGCATAAAATGACGGCCAGCAAGTACCAGATTGCGGAACGTGGCGCTCCCAACTCCACCGACTACCGGGTTTATTTCA aGAACGAAAACGGACAGTCCATTTCACCTTTGCATGACATTCCATTGTACGCGAACGATGAGCGAACCGTGTACAAcatggtggtggaggtgccCCGCTGGACAAACGCCAAGATGGAAATCAGCTTGGGCGAGGGCCTGAACCCGATCAAGCAGGACGTGAAGAAGGGCAAGCTGCGGTTCGTCGCCAACTGCTTCCCGCACCACGGCTACATCTGGAACTACGGTGCGTTCCCGCAGACCTGGGAGAACCCGGACCACCTGGACGCGGACACCGGCTGCAAGGGCGACAACGATCCCATCGATGTGCTCGAGATTGGCTCGCGCATTGCGAAGCGGGGCGAGGTGCTGCAGGTGAAAATACTCGGCACGATCGCACTGATCGACGAGGGCGAAACGGACTGGAAGATTATCACGATCAACGTGAACGACCCGCTGGCCGATCAGGTGAACGATATCGGCGACGTGGAGACGGTGTTCCCCGGGCTGCTGCGCGCCTCGGTCGAGTGGTTCAAGATCTACAAGATCCCGGACGGCAAGCCGGAGAATCAGTTCGCGTTCAACGGCGACGCGAAGGATGCCGCATTCGCCACCAAGACGGTCGCTGAGACGCACCGGTTTTGGCAGCAGCTGGTTAACAAGGAGGTTGACAACAATGGCATCTCATG CCTGAACACGACCGTCGACGGTTCGCCGTATCTGGTGGCTAATGATGCAGCAGATGAGGTGTTTGCCAAGAGTGCGACCGGTGGTAATCCCGAACCCGTCAGTGAAGCAC TTCACAAATGGCACTTCGGGTCGGAAAACAGCTATTCAAAACTGTAA
- the LOC5667707 gene encoding uncharacterized protein LOC5667707: MACWQQLLLLLLVALVVAEESNQPENLPDRQDASAVSAEPLPVPAALHRQKRHEVEIHRVIKRRPKLPPPPPPRGRKPRPPRRPASKPRGKYGPPNVNYPPLSHYVPQSIDDPYSSGFEASFGDHHGSFGEPPIHPSPTFGSPPFAYGQTITNYEGSSYGKPSYEGSSFGKPSYEGSSFGKPSYEGSSFGKHSGGYQGGSVPSFGKPSFELSPNFDGGFSKPSFGSGLSSTFESKVPPSFLDSSSGFDGFPGAGKHSPAFTGSYSHSFSHTGIKQPSFADSTAINTYTTPSGKGNYYTDTSSSSSSSSFGDVGSKHQLPLEKYRKDPYKTPITSYEVPSNPKSNLFEPSGDFETSYKRSPHNGGVSSTHSTSHSSVGTSEEEYIPSLPTRYDQEQFHTPTKTNPNKPPHSTLQTISGTDDHFNSFTSYYDGGSESQRIPVKSNQQPAPYDASDEQQFPTGPGSSGGKRFKGRRKKKPKLPSTGITHNLDTDDLRDAFGSSSDFHQVAIDADEFLDFEPKKQIKHSKPAGVTHSKPAEDSKPPNFVLLSSQNKGGGGAGKGTGQRAPPLGGSSISTSKSVEYEGSKHFDLSNYFQANGSPSNQQPAAPHQRPSKPIGLDDLNILSIQKSNSHSYYAGSSQGAQSGSDRPGGGGFQPTRRRDTQHYRSATGGSLDYTMLDEDEEENYDDISDVGTRGNRKKKDLSDTTINQ, translated from the exons ATGGCCTGCTGGCAGCAACTGCTTctgttg CTTCTTGTCGCACTGGTCGTGGCAGAGGAATCGAACCAACCGGAAAACCTGCCCGACCGGCAGGATGCGTCCGCCGTGTCTGCTGAACCTCTACCCGTGCCCGCCGCCCTGCACCGCCAGAAGCGCCACGAGGTCGAAATACATCGCGTGATCAAACGGCGCCCCAAAttaccaccgccgccaccaccgcgcGGTCGCAAACCGCGGCCACCGCGTCGGCCAGCCTCTAAGCCGCGCGGCAAGTACGGCCCCCCGAACGTGAACTATCCGCCCCTGTCTCACTACGTGCCGCAGTCGATCGACGATCCGTACAGCTCCGGATTCGAAGCATCGTTCGGCGACCATCACGGCTCGTTCGGGGAGCCACCGATTCACCCCTCGCCCACGTTCGGGTCGCCCCCGTTTGCGTATGGCCAGACGATCACCAACTACGAAGGATCGTCCTACGGTAAGCCCAGCTACGAAGGATCGTCGTTCGGCAAACCCAGCTACGAAGGATCGTCTTTCGGCAAGCCCAGCTACGAAGGATCGTCTTTCGGCAAGCACAGCGGTGGCTACCAGGGCGGCTCGGTCCCATCGTTCGGTAAACCGAGCTTCGAGCTATCGCCGAACTTTGACGGTGGCTTTTCCAAGCCCAGCTTCGGCAGCGGGCTGTCTAGCACGTTCGAGTCGAAGGTACCGCCCTCGTTCCTGGACTCATCCAGCGGGTTCGATGGGTTCCCTGGGGCCGGCAAACATTCGCCCGCTTTCACCGGCAGCTACTCTCACAGCTTTTCGCACACCGGCATCAAACAGCCCTCGTTTGCTGATTCGACTGCAATCAACACGTACACCACACCGTCGGGGAAAGGGAACTACTACACCGAcacgtcctcctcctcctcctcctcctcgttcGGCGATGTAGGGTCTAAGCATCAGCTACCGCTGGAAAAGTACCGCAAAGATCCGTACAAAACACCGATCACCTCGTACGAGGTGCCCTCGAACCCGAAATCGAACCTATTCGAACCCTCGGGTGATTTCGAAACGTCCTACAAGCGTTCGCCGCACAACGGTGGCGTCAGTTCGACACACTCCACCTCGCACAGCTCGGTCGGCACGAGCGAGGAAGAGTACATACCCAGCCTGCCAACGCGCTACGATCAGGAGCAGTTCCACACGCCCACCAAGACCAACCCGAACAAACCACCGCACAGTACGCTGCAAACCATCAGCGGGACGGATGATCATTTCAACTCGTTCACCTCCTACTACGACGGTGGCTCGGAATCGCAGCGGATTCCGGTTAAAAGCAACCAGCAACCAGCCCCGTACGATGCGTCCGACGAGCAGCAGTTCCCAACCGGACCGGGCAGTTCCGGAGGCAAGCGCTTCAAGGGCCGCCGCAAGAAGAAGCCAAAGCTGCCGTCCACCGGCATTACGCACAATCTCGACACGGACGATCTGCGCGATGCGTTCGGTTCGAGTTCCGACTTCCATCAGGTGGCGATCGATGCGGACGAGTTTCTGGACTTTGAGCCGAAGAAGCAAATCAAGCACTCCAAACCGGCCGGCGTAACGCATTCAAAACCGGCCGAGGACTCCAAACCGCCCAACTTTGTGCTGCTGTCGTCACAGAACAAGGGCGGTGGCGGGGCGGGAAAGGGAACCGGCCAACGGGCACCACCTTTGGGAGGTTCATCCATTTCCACCAGCAAATCGGTTGAGTATGAGGGGTCGAAACATTTCGATCTCAGCAACTACTTCCAGGCGAACGGGTCACCCAGCAACCAGCAACCAGCGGCCCCACACCAGCGGCCATCGAAACCGATCGGGCTGGACGATCTGAACATACTGTCGATTCAGAAGTCTAACTCGCACAGCTACTACGCCGGATCGAGCCAGGGAGCGCAGTCGGGATCGGACCGACCCGGTGGCGGTGGCTTCCAGCCGACCCGCAGGCGAGACACGCAGCACTATCGCAGTGCCACCGGCGGTAGCCTCGATTACACCATGCTGGACGAAGATGAGGAGGAAAATTACGACGACATTAGCGATGTCGGTACGCGCGGCAACCGGAAGAAGAAGGATCTGTCGGACACGACGATAAACCAATAG
- the LOC1272772 gene encoding uncharacterized protein LOC1272772 → MNIKIYLSSKLIEKCTFCELYGLVEDLRDEIRFTVLDAEPLPNYTEPIGKICSVADYTQFRAAQSDRTLREQLAREDNFLRLAISNSGRIKHVMAKVKGVTIESLNKLLIIYDEKGFSNLAENDLTAEDCDNDLLHLARLIKASKAEPIGWTEQLHTLTEQDVAQRMYGVFLPVGKALSVVLRKTALYYHFNEWVECIQQKDANAVKWTLLMDICFGVAIMSMIMYFGNPGTRFMEFAEIVVDGLLQLLQTLRGNPIGLKLNGSLNEFFFSCFSYQVDLWWMFLRILSPAIQFLFIPLSILGLFGLSFQVAMLSDLIVLISLHAHCFYIYVAVLYRIEVGGIGALYRTVLGKKRNVLRDRVEAHDYMNRQLFLATLSFTVLLFLLPTILFYYIVFASLRFAIYCLSYTLMKIRRTILRFPFDAMVRWLRGVYTNLESLEIYNIGSIAKENVTITYVAPRTATFWFRDTSSDFPRWEPKCQTSRTILEFLVSLIKGELVTFIQPDERITPPAKEREK, encoded by the exons ATGAACATAAAAATCTATCTCTCGTCGAAGCTGATAGAAAAATGCACCTTTTGCGAACTGTACGGACTGGTGGAAGATTTGCGAGATGAAATCAGATTCACCGTGCTGGATGCAGAGCCACTGCCGAACTACACGGAACCGATCGGCAAGATATGCAGCGTAGCGGACTACACGCAATTCCGGGcggcgcaaagcgatcgaacgCTACGAGAACAGCTGGCACGGGAGGACAATTTCCTGCGGTTGGCCATTTCCAACAGCGGACGCATTAAACACGTGATGGCAAAGGTTAAAGGCGTTACGATAGAATCGCTCAACAAACTGCTCATCATTTACGACGAGAAGGGCTTCAGCAATCTGGCCGAGAACGATCTGACCGCCGAAGACTGTGACAATGATTTGCTACATCTGGCCCGGCTTATAAAGGCTAGCAAGGCGGAGCCGATCGGCTGGACGGAACAGCTGCACACGCTGACGGAACAGGATGTGGCGCAACGCATGTACGGTGTGTTCCTTCCCGTGGGTAAAGCTTTAAGTGTGGTTTTGCGCAAAACGGCACTGTATTACCATTTCAACGAGTGGGTGGAATGTATACAGCAGAAGGACGCTAATGCTGTGAAGTGGACGTTGCTGATGGACATTTGTTTCGGTGTTGCCATCATGAGTATGATTATGTACTTTGGCAATCCCGGTACAAGGTTCATGGAATTTGCCGAG ATCGTGGTGGATggtctgctgcagctgctgcaaaCGCTCCGCGGCAATCCGATCGGATTGAAGCTGAACGGTTCGTTGAATGAATTTTTCTTTAGCTGCTTTAGCTACCAAGTGGACCTTTGGTGGATGTTTTTGA GAATTCTGTCCCCGGCCATACAGTTCCTGTTCATCCCACTGTCAATTTTGGGCCTGTTCGGGTTATCATTTCAGGTGGCCATGCTTTCCGATTTGATTGTTCTCATCAGTTTACATGCCCATTGCTTCTACATCTATGTGGCGGt CCTCTATCGGATTGAAGTAGGCGGCATAGGAGCCCTCTACCGTACCGTGTTGGGCAAGAAGCGTAATGTTCTACGAGATCGTGTCGAGGCTCATGACTACATGAACCGCCAGCTGTTCCTTGCCACGCTTTCCTTCACTGTGTTACTATTCCTTCTACCTACCATTTTATTCTACTATATCGTTTTTGCATCT CTTCGTTTTGCAATTTACTGCCTATCGTACACGCTGATGAAGATACGTCGCACCATTCTTCGATTTCCGTTCGATGCGATGGTCCGCTGGCTGCGGGGCGTGTACACCAACTTGGAAAGCTTGGAAATATACAACATCGGTTCGATCGCGAAGGAAAACGTAACGATCACGTACGTAGCGCCACGCACGGCTACCTTCTGGTTCCGGGACACCTCGAGCGATTTCCCACGCTGGGAACCAAAGTGCCAAACTAGCAGAACGATTTTGGAGTTTTTAGTTAGCCTAATTAAGGGAGAGCTTGTTACCTTCATTCAGCCGGACGAACGGATAACGCCGCCTGCAAAGGAGAGGGAAAAATAA
- the LOC1272774 gene encoding inorganic pyrophosphatase isoform X3: protein MHPAVCWWRRIAWRGACALPSGTFPDAIRPRSHQKSFPPNSTSTRCHSSFFAATDVQRFCGGHLSSVGDSKLLPSASLSRVGQLSGREFSSSNKAKHKMTASKYQIAERGAPNSTDYRVYFKNENGQSISPLHDIPLYANDERTVYNMVVEVPRWTNAKMEISLGEGLNPIKQDVKKGKLRFVANCFPHHGYIWNYGAFPQTWENPDHLDADTGCKGDNDPIDVLEIGSRIAKRGEVLQVKILGTIALIDEGETDWKIITINVNDPLADQVNDIGDVETVFPGLLRASVEWFKIYKIPDGKPENQFAFNGDAKDAAFATKTVAETHRFWQQLVNKEVDNNGISCLNTTVDGSPYLVANDAADEVFAKSATGGNPEPVSEALDKWHYITLK, encoded by the exons ATGCATCCGGCGGTGTGTTGGTGGCGCCGCATTGCTTGGCGCGGAGCCTGCGCCCTTCCTTCTGGTACATTCCCCGACGCAATCCGACCCCGTTCGCACCAGAAAAGCTTTCCTCCTAACTCAACGTCAACACGTTGTCATTCTTCGTTTTTTGCGGCAACGGACGTGCAGCGTTTTTGCGGCGGTCATCTTTCCAGTGTTGGCGACAGCAAATTGCTACCTTCAGCTTCGCTTTCGCGAGTCGGGCAGCTTTCGGGGCGAGAATTTTCCAGCAGCAATAAAGCCAAGCATAAAATGACGGCCAGCAAGTACCAGATTGCGGAACGTGGCGCTCCCAACTCCACCGACTACCGGGTTTATTTCA aGAACGAAAACGGACAGTCCATTTCACCTTTGCATGACATTCCATTGTACGCGAACGATGAGCGAACCGTGTACAAcatggtggtggaggtgccCCGCTGGACAAACGCCAAGATGGAAATCAGCTTGGGCGAGGGCCTGAACCCGATCAAGCAGGACGTGAAGAAGGGCAAGCTGCGGTTCGTCGCCAACTGCTTCCCGCACCACGGCTACATCTGGAACTACGGTGCGTTCCCGCAGACCTGGGAGAACCCGGACCACCTGGACGCGGACACCGGCTGCAAGGGCGACAACGATCCCATCGATGTGCTCGAGATTGGCTCGCGCATTGCGAAGCGGGGCGAGGTGCTGCAGGTGAAAATACTCGGCACGATCGCACTGATCGACGAGGGCGAAACGGACTGGAAGATTATCACGATCAACGTGAACGACCCGCTGGCCGATCAGGTGAACGATATCGGCGACGTGGAGACGGTGTTCCCCGGGCTGCTGCGCGCCTCGGTCGAGTGGTTCAAGATCTACAAGATCCCGGACGGCAAGCCGGAGAATCAGTTCGCGTTCAACGGCGACGCGAAGGATGCCGCATTCGCCACCAAGACGGTCGCTGAGACGCACCGGTTTTGGCAGCAGCTGGTTAACAAGGAGGTTGACAACAATGGCATCTCATG CCTGAACACGACCGTCGACGGTTCGCCGTATCTGGTGGCTAATGATGCAGCAGATGAGGTGTTTGCCAAGAGTGCGACCGGTGGTAATCCCGAACCCGTCAGTGAAGCAC TTGACAAATGGCACTACATTACGCTGAAGTAA